Proteins encoded together in one Entomobacter blattae window:
- a CDS encoding ABC transporter permease: MPPSPHHSLSSRWHPLLSIQLALRDLWSDKVLTLCSILAIMAVIAPMIIVAGLRSGIIHSIRHALLENPHSLEIVSISNGSYTQEQLAQLAALQDVRFLIPKTRTLAASLLVEKPGHKGEGLYLTLQPTAKGDPLLAFTAAPHQAFPPPHASEQSSGQSFGQSFGQSSGQALDPSSGSSFSSDVMISSSAAAYLHVGQGDKITGYVNRIMNGQKENHPVTLTIQRVVPPEVTVQKTLYVTLLFALALEAYQDGQISWPNNLEHFTPPPQPVYAGFRLYAKKLSMVPTLDTMLRQKGYDILSHADEVQGLMSMSHNLSLLFLLVASIGGVGILVSLGAGLWANIERKRHILALLRFSGLSGMDLLIFPLTQSLILACLGALGGSAVAVGSALWINHIFPNLLPHNQNLCHIDTPLIAIACLLTLCGATCAAFLAGRRAVYVKPWEEGIITP, translated from the coding sequence ATGCCCCCTTCCCCCCATCATTCGCTTTCGTCTCGCTGGCACCCTCTTCTCTCTATCCAGCTCGCCCTTAGAGACCTTTGGTCTGATAAAGTCCTGACCCTTTGCTCGATCCTGGCTATTATGGCTGTAATCGCCCCCATGATTATTGTAGCTGGTCTACGGAGCGGTATAATCCACTCCATCCGTCATGCCCTCCTTGAAAACCCCCACAGCTTGGAAATTGTAAGCATTTCCAACGGAAGTTATACCCAAGAACAGCTGGCTCAACTTGCCGCACTTCAGGACGTTCGCTTCCTCATTCCCAAAACGCGCACCTTAGCTGCTAGCTTATTGGTGGAAAAACCCGGCCATAAGGGAGAGGGGCTTTATCTCACCTTGCAACCCACCGCCAAGGGGGATCCTCTCCTTGCTTTTACCGCTGCCCCTCACCAGGCTTTCCCCCCTCCTCACGCTTCTGAGCAATCTTCCGGGCAATCTTTTGGGCAATCTTTTGGGCAATCTTCTGGTCAAGCCCTTGATCCGTCCTCTGGTTCATCCTTCTCTTCTGATGTGATGATTTCCTCTTCTGCAGCAGCGTATTTGCATGTGGGGCAGGGTGATAAAATTACAGGCTATGTCAACCGTATCATGAATGGCCAAAAGGAAAATCACCCCGTAACACTGACAATACAACGGGTTGTTCCCCCCGAAGTCACTGTGCAAAAAACACTTTATGTGACCCTGCTTTTTGCCCTTGCCCTTGAAGCCTACCAAGATGGTCAGATTTCTTGGCCCAATAATCTCGAGCATTTTACCCCTCCCCCCCAGCCTGTTTATGCGGGGTTTAGGCTCTATGCGAAAAAGTTAAGCATGGTTCCCACACTTGATACGATGTTGCGCCAGAAAGGGTATGATATCCTCTCCCATGCCGACGAAGTTCAGGGCCTTATGAGTATGAGCCATAACCTTTCCCTTCTTTTCTTACTGGTGGCTTCCATTGGTGGGGTAGGCATACTGGTTTCCCTGGGAGCTGGGTTATGGGCCAATATTGAACGCAAACGCCATATTCTGGCATTGTTACGATTTTCTGGGTTATCAGGTATGGACCTTCTGATTTTTCCGCTTACCCAATCGTTGATTCTGGCTTGCCTTGGAGCTTTGGGAGGCAGTGCTGTCGCTGTAGGATCTGCTTTATGGATTAACCATATTTTCCCCAACCTGCTCCCCCATAACCAAAATCTTTGCCATATTGATACTCCCCTTATTGCTATAGCCTGCCTGCTGACCTTGTGCGGTGCTACCTGTGCAGCTTTCCTGGCTGGACGGCGCGCTGTGTATGTTAAACCCTGGGAAGAAGGTATCATTACACCGTAG
- a CDS encoding virulence factor SrfC family protein has product MTHPEFPSFFQKAETFAHSAAKAIEWLEQNPKAAKGNIATPQAALRRYRRMARKISHSAQHPPSVAVFGASQAGKSYLVTGLASPNGKTLTAHYPERNLDFLTEMNPPGGNESTALVTRFTTKAASSPNPSASVPLRLLSFGDITKILMNAYLEDFSKTKPSPTNTPVEALFQSPVTGAPVAGITGRIGPLPQSPVAGNPSQGLFNLDDIEDLHDLVLSTYAGNPHLLWTNETYWTLLKQHLPTLSLAESVRVLSPLWGQLSPLTTLAHQLFEARLSLGKSEQVFCSVAALTPREKSILHVETLHQLGQTDNLEKTDTLDLLDVITTEGKKVALHRPILAALGSEITVPLSEKPWPFLEEADLLDFPGARSRENIYDIEAFFAQPTNLGRLFLRGKIAYLFSMYQSAREINAMILCVSDSVQNVTSIPAMVDDWVNNMAGATPQARTDKTDALFVVLTKFDREFEEKKGEASTSANRWTARLHASLVDFFKASPWLKEWKPQQPFNNTFWLRSTAVAFPAVFSYETTVDGPRENGFTPHGSKLVAERHEAYLANTAVKTYIRHPERAWDEVLKANDGGISYLAEQLAQSALLATKEKQLASMLHTLSTDMTRYLHQYYRSENLAEAIQKARLEAQNVARALMSSVTAQMLPPFLRRLQITHEQLMELWQLLESNPTDYTTPIGRMNDVREIFSDMFPNAAPPHPDLQEEEKSIEPDNAQTQPFHPSDRHDQFADMVVTKWNTLIDSFAQEEGLEAIYHVPSSQVSTLTTELGTLANRLDLRQTLANSFRKQASYQNSLNLSGEIQALIAEIEIGNFITWLGYHTIPLAERPHSLGKTPQPIFLPRPPVTGLPSLQETPTPYNEQYIRDWISALVERFAENAGAVGMNGVDPAANTALKQIIDAIGNCAQ; this is encoded by the coding sequence ATGACACATCCTGAATTTCCTTCCTTTTTCCAAAAAGCAGAGACATTCGCCCACTCTGCCGCTAAGGCCATAGAATGGCTGGAGCAAAACCCCAAAGCTGCCAAAGGCAATATTGCCACCCCGCAAGCAGCCTTACGCCGTTACCGACGAATGGCCAGAAAAATTTCTCATTCTGCCCAGCACCCTCCTTCTGTAGCCGTTTTTGGGGCTTCCCAGGCGGGGAAATCCTATCTGGTCACAGGGTTAGCCAGCCCAAACGGTAAAACCCTTACAGCCCATTACCCAGAAAGGAATCTGGACTTCTTAACAGAAATGAACCCCCCGGGTGGCAATGAATCCACTGCCCTAGTGACCCGTTTTACCACCAAGGCTGCCAGCAGCCCTAACCCTTCTGCCAGCGTCCCTCTCCGCTTGTTAAGCTTTGGCGATATAACCAAAATCCTTATGAATGCCTATTTGGAGGATTTCAGTAAAACCAAGCCTTCACCAACCAACACCCCTGTTGAAGCCCTCTTTCAATCCCCTGTGACGGGGGCTCCTGTTGCAGGCATTACCGGGCGCATTGGCCCCCTGCCTCAATCCCCTGTAGCAGGAAACCCTAGCCAGGGTCTTTTCAACCTGGATGACATTGAAGACCTCCATGACCTCGTGCTGTCTACCTATGCGGGAAATCCCCATTTGCTTTGGACGAATGAAACCTACTGGACACTTCTGAAACAGCATCTTCCCACCCTCTCCCTTGCTGAAAGCGTACGGGTTCTCTCCCCCCTTTGGGGCCAACTATCCCCTTTAACAACGCTTGCACACCAACTTTTCGAGGCCCGGCTTTCGCTGGGTAAAAGTGAACAAGTGTTTTGTTCTGTGGCAGCCCTAACCCCCAGAGAAAAAAGCATTTTGCATGTAGAGACCCTGCACCAACTTGGTCAAACAGACAATCTTGAGAAAACAGACACTCTTGACCTACTCGACGTGATCACCACAGAGGGGAAAAAGGTTGCTCTTCACCGCCCTATCCTTGCAGCACTGGGCAGTGAAATTACTGTTCCCCTCTCCGAAAAACCCTGGCCCTTTCTTGAGGAAGCAGACCTACTGGACTTTCCAGGCGCTCGCTCGCGCGAAAACATATATGATATCGAGGCCTTTTTTGCCCAACCCACAAATTTGGGCCGCCTGTTCCTGCGTGGAAAAATTGCCTATCTCTTTAGCATGTATCAAAGTGCACGCGAAATTAACGCCATGATCCTTTGCGTCAGTGACTCCGTGCAAAATGTGACCTCCATTCCCGCCATGGTCGATGACTGGGTCAATAATATGGCTGGTGCCACCCCGCAAGCCAGGACAGATAAAACCGATGCGCTGTTTGTCGTGTTGACGAAATTTGATCGCGAATTTGAAGAAAAAAAGGGAGAGGCCAGCACCTCGGCTAACCGATGGACAGCCCGCCTACACGCCAGCCTGGTCGATTTTTTTAAAGCTAGTCCCTGGCTCAAAGAGTGGAAACCCCAGCAGCCCTTTAACAACACCTTCTGGCTGCGGAGCACAGCCGTAGCTTTTCCTGCGGTATTTTCCTATGAAACGACAGTTGATGGCCCCAGAGAAAACGGCTTTACCCCTCATGGCAGCAAGCTTGTAGCAGAACGCCATGAGGCTTACCTTGCCAATACTGCGGTTAAAACCTACATTCGCCATCCCGAGCGCGCCTGGGATGAAGTGCTTAAGGCCAATGATGGCGGAATTTCCTATCTGGCAGAACAGCTTGCCCAAAGTGCGCTTTTGGCAACAAAAGAAAAACAGCTCGCCAGTATGCTCCACACCCTATCCACAGATATGACCCGTTACCTTCACCAATATTACCGTAGCGAAAACCTTGCTGAGGCTATCCAAAAGGCCCGCCTAGAAGCCCAAAACGTGGCCCGCGCCTTAATGAGCAGCGTGACCGCCCAAATGCTGCCCCCCTTTCTTCGCCGTTTACAAATCACCCATGAGCAGCTGATGGAACTCTGGCAGCTCCTGGAAAGCAACCCGACTGACTATACAACCCCAATAGGGCGGATGAACGATGTGCGTGAAATATTTTCTGACATGTTCCCCAATGCTGCCCCACCCCACCCCGACCTTCAGGAGGAGGAAAAGAGCATTGAGCCGGATAATGCTCAAACCCAACCTTTTCACCCCTCTGACCGGCATGACCAATTTGCCGACATGGTCGTCACCAAATGGAATACCCTCATAGACAGTTTTGCCCAGGAAGAAGGTCTTGAAGCCATTTACCATGTGCCTTCGTCTCAGGTCAGCACCCTGACCACAGAACTAGGAACGCTGGCTAACAGGCTTGATCTGCGACAGACCCTGGCCAACTCTTTTCGTAAACAAGCCAGTTACCAAAACAGCCTTAACCTTTCGGGGGAAATTCAAGCCCTGATCGCTGAAATCGAAATTGGCAATTTTATAACATGGCTAGGCTATCATACTATTCCCCTGGCTGAACGCCCCCATTCTTTGGGCAAAACCCCTCAGCCCATTTTTCTTCCTCGGCCCCCTGTCACGGGCCTCCCCTCCCTTCAGGAAACCCCAACCCCCTATAATGAGCAATATATCAGGGACTGGATTTCTGCCCTGGTTGAACGTTTTGCCGAAAATGCCGGTGCTGTTGGTATGAATGGTGTTGACCCTGCCGCCAATACCGCCTTAAAACAGATTATTGATGCCATAGGAAACTGTGCCCAATGA
- a CDS encoding Fur family transcriptional regulator, whose protein sequence is MTSLKPNAKVTEQLEKATRLIVSRGLKMTALRHDVLALILSSERPLGAYDILHQLQNSHKGAAPPTVYRTLDFLQKQGLVHKIEKLAAFISCIHKEDPLTDTDTDTDAGHLHQHKIQFLLCTSCGHATELNSLVIEKTLSSVAQEQGFQYESAIVEIEGLCQSCLQEKKSHKKSSSTA, encoded by the coding sequence ATGACGAGCTTAAAACCGAATGCCAAAGTTACCGAACAACTGGAAAAAGCGACCAGGCTTATTGTATCCCGCGGCCTGAAAATGACTGCGCTACGCCATGATGTTCTGGCTCTTATTCTTTCCTCTGAACGCCCTTTAGGAGCTTATGATATTCTGCATCAACTGCAAAATAGCCATAAAGGGGCTGCACCGCCAACAGTGTACCGCACCCTTGATTTTTTACAGAAGCAAGGACTGGTGCATAAAATAGAAAAACTGGCAGCCTTTATTAGCTGCATCCACAAGGAAGACCCTCTAACAGATACAGATACAGATACAGATGCTGGGCACCTCCATCAGCATAAAATACAGTTTCTTCTTTGTACCTCTTGCGGACATGCCACTGAACTGAATAGCCTGGTTATTGAAAAAACCCTCTCTTCCGTCGCACAGGAACAAGGATTTCAATATGAGTCTGCGATCGTAGAAATTGAAGGGCTATGCCAGTCTTGCTTACAGGAGAAGAAATCCCATAAAAAATCCAGCTCCACAGCTTAA
- a CDS encoding formylglycine-generating enzyme family protein, translated as MYFFSFYRKPSVFLMAFGVSLQLAISFSASSWGATSSITWDKKFYDPHPMEDDLTLPLPCGGAMVFRPIDVPQAGGLLGDQNIQIGRADFSQGYNLYLRQAWLAAPFPGNTPSIKRYYLAKYDVTQNQYNALLAAQNQKTCPEPSLAGRVPVSRLSWFDAQSISAFWSGWLLEHAKNSLPKRGDAYGYLRLPTEEEWSYAAKGGMKVSPTEFMAPLWPMPDGVEHYIMAGSLAENHLQPVGQLKSNPLGLYDMLGEVEQMMQEPYRLNRVGRQQGQAGGLIGRGGNYTYDPHDLFTAMREEIAPFNATTHSPTALSTLGFRMAIGAVSLGSLQETEQAQKEFMALTHSAQADLESGTDPTQLIDHLQKQTTDLAIQQGLDKIKSAFVSKERANQDAAARTLRAQAEAAATLGMNIWQSLNTIRLLQKEMQVLTHLTEEQKKIITTNVNTHKRLVRGSIEGYTELAQQIATAPLSAQNCQEQFQILKSIFETRGQNNLAVFLSALRNHIELLGHHASLSSSAIEQSIGVIPADKAR; from the coding sequence TTGTATTTTTTTTCCTTCTACCGCAAGCCAAGTGTTTTTCTTATGGCCTTTGGGGTATCCCTGCAATTGGCGATCTCTTTTTCTGCCTCAAGCTGGGGGGCTACTTCTTCTATAACATGGGATAAAAAATTTTATGACCCCCACCCGATGGAGGATGATTTAACCCTCCCCTTACCCTGTGGAGGAGCTATGGTGTTTCGCCCTATTGACGTCCCTCAGGCTGGTGGCCTCTTGGGGGATCAAAACATACAGATCGGGCGGGCAGATTTTTCACAAGGCTATAACCTCTATCTCCGCCAGGCCTGGCTTGCAGCCCCATTTCCTGGCAATACTCCTTCTATTAAGCGCTACTATCTAGCAAAATATGATGTCACCCAAAACCAGTATAACGCCCTTTTGGCTGCCCAGAACCAGAAAACGTGCCCTGAACCTTCTCTGGCAGGGCGAGTGCCTGTAAGCCGATTATCCTGGTTTGATGCCCAGTCCATTTCAGCCTTCTGGTCTGGATGGCTCTTGGAACATGCTAAAAACTCCCTCCCTAAACGAGGCGATGCTTACGGTTATCTCCGCCTCCCAACGGAAGAGGAATGGAGTTATGCAGCCAAGGGGGGTATGAAAGTCAGCCCTACAGAATTTATGGCCCCCCTATGGCCTATGCCAGACGGGGTAGAGCACTATATCATGGCGGGCAGCCTTGCTGAAAATCACCTTCAGCCAGTTGGCCAGCTTAAATCCAACCCGCTGGGCCTTTACGATATGCTGGGCGAGGTGGAACAAATGATGCAAGAACCCTATCGCCTTAACCGTGTTGGCCGCCAACAAGGCCAGGCAGGGGGCCTTATTGGCCGGGGAGGGAATTATACTTACGACCCGCACGACCTTTTTACGGCTATGCGGGAAGAAATTGCCCCCTTTAACGCAACAACCCATAGCCCTACAGCCCTTTCCACCCTGGGGTTTAGAATGGCCATCGGGGCCGTAAGCCTTGGTAGCCTGCAAGAGACAGAACAGGCCCAAAAAGAGTTTATGGCCCTTACCCATTCCGCCCAAGCCGATCTAGAGAGCGGAACAGACCCTACTCAATTGATTGATCATCTCCAAAAGCAGACCACAGACCTTGCCATTCAGCAGGGGCTCGACAAAATCAAATCTGCCTTTGTCAGCAAGGAACGGGCCAACCAGGATGCCGCTGCACGAACCTTGCGGGCCCAAGCCGAGGCGGCCGCCACATTGGGCATGAATATCTGGCAGTCGCTCAATACGATCCGCCTTCTCCAAAAGGAAATGCAGGTACTGACCCACCTGACAGAGGAGCAGAAAAAAATTATTACGACCAACGTGAATACCCATAAACGCCTTGTTCGGGGGTCCATTGAGGGGTATACCGAGCTGGCCCAACAAATAGCAACCGCTCCCCTATCCGCCCAAAATTGCCAAGAGCAATTCCAGATTCTGAAATCAATCTTCGAAACCCGTGGACAAAATAACCTTGCTGTTTTTCTTTCCGCTTTGCGTAACCATATAGAATTACTGGGCCACCATGCAAGCTTAAGCTCTTCAGCCATTGAGCAGTCTATCGGGGTCATTCCAGCTGACAAAGCCCGTTAA
- a CDS encoding ABC transporter ATP-binding protein — protein MPVILRATHLSRHFSASHSTTGNIAIILSQVTLSTQCKVALCGPSGCGKSTALGLLSTALSPTEVETFQVDGIDLIPLWKNNQLDKLAQIRASLFGFVAQTSSLIPFLSVYENIIISQKILHRIDKKYITHLMKSLEIEHLKDRAVIELSVGQKQRVGIARALASKPRIILADEPTSALHPTQADTVLQVLLQESTANHAALIMSTHNPERATYAGFSLSHCHLDMVSQTTRITL, from the coding sequence ATGCCTGTTATCCTTCGTGCCACCCATCTTAGCCGGCATTTCTCTGCCAGCCACAGTACAACGGGCAATATTGCCATTATCCTTTCCCAGGTTACATTGAGTACTCAGTGTAAGGTAGCCCTATGTGGCCCTTCAGGATGTGGGAAAAGCACGGCGCTTGGGCTACTTTCTACCGCCTTATCCCCCACGGAGGTAGAAACCTTCCAGGTTGATGGGATTGACCTTATCCCCTTATGGAAAAACAACCAATTAGACAAGCTCGCGCAAATTCGGGCCTCTCTTTTTGGATTTGTTGCCCAAACCTCCTCTCTGATTCCTTTTTTAAGCGTGTATGAAAATATTATTATTTCCCAAAAAATCCTCCACCGTATCGATAAGAAATATATCACCCACCTTATGAAAAGCCTGGAGATAGAGCACTTGAAAGACCGCGCAGTTATCGAACTTTCCGTAGGGCAAAAGCAAAGGGTAGGCATAGCCCGCGCCCTTGCTAGCAAGCCCCGGATTATTCTGGCTGATGAGCCCACCTCGGCCCTCCACCCCACCCAGGCCGATACAGTGCTCCAAGTTCTCCTTCAAGAAAGCACCGCCAATCATGCTGCCCTCATCATGAGTACCCACAACCCGGAACGAGCCACCTATGCCGGGTTCTCCCTTTCTCATTGCCATCTGGATATGGTTTCCCAAACCACAAGGATTACCCTGTAG
- a CDS encoding SEL1-like repeat protein, with product MNAALTIVPEGPGIARLTIPNAAGQASQPLTVVFPTSPGTPACIPVDIHPAPNGRDLILLLDADAISLTIEAGNPYQLRIPELDLTTTLIWPEIPSRRSSARTVINTDSPKTSPLPVADPLPDNPFTPPKDPLPEEPLAAASEQPASSPEPPSKPLEPTTRHQLSSSPTRSWLGVGFLVAFILLIAGGGLYFFLSEDEEAPPPSTAQLTPPVAKPVAKPAATSSAPPPVTLDKLSVKEVIARAPNASSIGQEGIRRLKGTQKDDGLLLLETAANKGDSVAMLELAKLYDPVGFKPGGPIPAPDFRESARYYRDAAKAGDNQAIQLRAKLHEFLEQEDKKGNLSAQLALKDFWP from the coding sequence ATGAATGCAGCACTTACAATTGTCCCTGAAGGCCCAGGGATTGCACGGCTTACCATACCCAACGCTGCAGGCCAGGCTAGCCAGCCTCTGACCGTGGTGTTTCCCACCAGCCCAGGTACACCTGCTTGTATCCCTGTAGATATCCATCCTGCACCCAATGGCCGCGACCTGATTCTGCTTTTGGATGCCGATGCCATTAGCCTCACGATAGAAGCGGGGAATCCCTACCAATTACGCATCCCAGAGCTGGATCTTACTACCACGCTCATATGGCCAGAAATCCCTTCACGGCGAAGCTCTGCGCGCACTGTTATCAACACAGACTCCCCCAAAACCTCTCCCCTTCCTGTTGCAGATCCTCTCCCAGACAACCCCTTCACACCCCCCAAAGATCCACTTCCTGAAGAGCCCTTAGCTGCTGCATCAGAGCAGCCTGCCTCTTCCCCTGAGCCTCCTTCAAAGCCATTGGAGCCTACCACACGCCACCAACTTTCTTCCTCCCCCACCCGTTCCTGGTTAGGGGTTGGCTTTCTTGTCGCTTTTATCCTGCTTATCGCCGGAGGGGGCCTGTATTTTTTCCTCTCAGAAGATGAAGAGGCCCCCCCCCCTTCCACTGCCCAACTGACGCCCCCTGTTGCCAAGCCTGTTGCCAAGCCTGCGGCCACCTCCTCCGCTCCCCCACCCGTTACGCTCGACAAACTCTCGGTGAAAGAGGTTATTGCCCGTGCGCCCAATGCCAGTAGTATTGGCCAAGAAGGGATAAGACGCCTGAAGGGTACGCAAAAAGACGATGGACTCCTTCTACTGGAAACTGCCGCCAACAAAGGCGATTCGGTTGCCATGCTGGAACTGGCAAAATTGTACGACCCAGTAGGCTTCAAACCGGGCGGACCGATCCCTGCCCCTGACTTTAGGGAATCGGCACGCTATTATCGTGATGCAGCGAAAGCAGGGGACAATCAGGCTATTCAGCTGCGTGCAAAGCTCCATGAATTCCTTGAACAGGAAGATAAAAAAGGCAATCTCAGTGCCCAGCTCGCTTTAAAGGATTTTTGGCCATGA
- a CDS encoding glycine zipper domain-containing protein, which yields MGVRSFRALSLGMVVVLGVAACSSTAYDPNLTPEENKIRQRADQFNDTLAEGAVAGALLGALIGGLAAKNHGEGAAIGAASGAALGVGLGYAVASNTEAQQQTEDQYQAAIQQAQKTANEAKIDAQTARAAAQQAQKQLADMNRQLAQKKISADAYQKKLDSLQSTDQSLRKLIAKYKDHTQSMYRYAQARRSTSMAHLAVITDRSVSEMEQAESVLATGLGQQPAQGGTLSNRGTSS from the coding sequence ATGGGAGTGCGTTCTTTTCGTGCCTTATCATTGGGTATGGTCGTGGTTTTAGGCGTAGCGGCCTGCTCTAGTACAGCATATGACCCAAACCTTACTCCAGAAGAAAATAAAATACGCCAACGGGCCGACCAGTTTAATGATACTTTGGCAGAAGGGGCTGTTGCGGGGGCTTTATTAGGGGCCCTTATTGGAGGGCTGGCTGCAAAAAACCATGGGGAAGGGGCGGCTATAGGGGCGGCCAGTGGCGCTGCTCTAGGGGTTGGGCTTGGGTATGCCGTTGCTAGCAATACAGAAGCGCAGCAGCAAACAGAAGACCAATATCAGGCAGCGATTCAACAGGCCCAGAAAACCGCGAATGAAGCCAAAATCGATGCTCAAACAGCAAGGGCAGCTGCCCAGCAAGCCCAAAAACAGCTCGCTGATATGAACCGCCAACTGGCCCAGAAGAAAATATCGGCTGATGCTTACCAGAAAAAGCTGGATTCTCTTCAGTCAACAGATCAGTCCTTGCGCAAACTTATTGCCAAATATAAGGATCATACCCAGTCTATGTATCGGTATGCGCAAGCTCGTCGGAGTACTTCTATGGCGCATTTGGCGGTTATTACGGATCGATCCGTTTCTGAAATGGAACAGGCTGAATCCGTTTTGGCAACAGGCCTTGGCCAGCAACCTGCGCAAGGCGGCACCCTTTCAAACAGGGGTACGTCATCGTAA
- a CDS encoding vWA domain-containing protein, whose translation MSFSVFIWFSRTALTPLSSGGKPLSRTLVLPNLSKSKRADRPRLNLYISVMATFIAASPFTEATKIWAAEPATSATAPTAPLLMPGKHTLYQRIITRPGAILSPQASPTQATPIPGFSIFYVYDRQTSQDGKTRWVQVGSSPHGERVGWIPAEKTIDWKHSLVGAFTNPAGRQRVLFLKTAEEEKKLILDPQPGQKAEALLKGALANTPGPVIALEPETYIDITHNFYLLPILDAQQIERENGPSLKLLTVISAPADHTPAPAPAKISIKDFKAGLVFVMDTTISMQPYIEHTRQAVKDIANSIKGTVVSNNFRFGLVAYRDSLKENPKLEYETKTYALPDFSQPIDSINTAIASVHDAPSSSASFDEDALAGIKKALDDVNWASFAGRYIVLVTDAGAREADDPHSLTKMDIEGIRQLAQSKGVALFVIHLLTPAGQKNADHSKAARQYQQLSKFGTAGSLYFPVKDGSPQEFDKIVQTLSTSLLQQVADTTGQKLAGLAPKTTTQEDQKKIDVVAQAMKLAYLGDLQHTSAPDVIQSFTTDRDLADPAKQSIQVRILLTRNQLSDLAQALQTILTTGLAGRTEPQTFFTQLRSAFAAAARDPSQIAHAERIGDLLGEYLDGLPYKPDLMTISQQDWLAMGAIAQRTVLNRVESRLRLYQAYQSQPDLWVQLGGSHDPGEAVYPVPLEALP comes from the coding sequence ATGAGTTTTTCTGTCTTCATCTGGTTTTCTAGGACAGCCCTCACCCCTCTCTCCTCGGGGGGTAAGCCCCTATCACGCACCCTTGTTCTTCCAAACTTATCAAAATCAAAAAGGGCAGACAGGCCACGCCTGAACCTCTATATATCGGTTATGGCGACCTTTATCGCTGCAAGCCCTTTCACAGAGGCTACCAAAATATGGGCAGCTGAACCGGCCACTTCTGCCACCGCGCCTACAGCGCCTTTACTCATGCCAGGCAAGCATACCCTCTACCAACGCATTATCACCCGCCCAGGAGCAATCCTCTCCCCCCAGGCTTCTCCTACCCAAGCTACCCCCATTCCCGGTTTTAGTATTTTTTACGTCTATGACCGTCAAACAAGTCAGGATGGTAAAACCCGTTGGGTACAGGTGGGATCCTCTCCTCATGGTGAGAGAGTGGGCTGGATCCCTGCGGAAAAAACAATAGACTGGAAACATAGCCTTGTCGGGGCCTTTACCAACCCTGCTGGCCGCCAGCGAGTCCTTTTTCTTAAAACGGCTGAAGAGGAAAAAAAACTCATCCTCGACCCCCAGCCCGGTCAAAAAGCCGAAGCCCTTCTTAAAGGAGCACTGGCGAACACTCCTGGCCCTGTTATTGCCCTAGAACCTGAAACCTATATTGACATTACCCATAATTTCTACCTGCTACCCATACTGGATGCCCAACAGATTGAACGTGAAAATGGCCCATCCCTCAAGCTGCTTACAGTCATTTCTGCCCCAGCTGACCATACACCTGCCCCAGCTCCTGCCAAAATCTCCATTAAAGATTTCAAGGCAGGCCTTGTGTTTGTTATGGATACGACCATCAGCATGCAGCCTTATATTGAACATACAAGGCAGGCAGTAAAAGACATTGCCAACTCTATAAAAGGCACAGTTGTTAGCAACAATTTTCGTTTTGGGCTCGTCGCTTACCGCGATAGCCTGAAGGAAAACCCCAAGCTGGAATATGAAACCAAAACCTATGCCCTGCCAGATTTTTCCCAACCGATTGACTCTATCAACACCGCCATTGCCTCAGTGCATGATGCACCATCCTCATCCGCCTCTTTTGATGAAGATGCCTTAGCGGGCATAAAAAAAGCCTTAGATGACGTAAACTGGGCAAGTTTTGCCGGGCGCTATATTGTACTGGTTACGGATGCCGGCGCACGAGAGGCCGATGACCCACACAGCCTGACCAAAATGGATATTGAGGGCATAAGGCAGCTGGCACAGTCCAAGGGGGTGGCCCTTTTTGTTATTCACCTTCTTACCCCTGCGGGGCAAAAAAATGCCGATCATAGTAAGGCTGCGCGCCAATACCAGCAGCTTTCCAAATTTGGTACCGCAGGTTCCCTTTACTTCCCCGTTAAGGATGGATCCCCCCAGGAGTTTGACAAAATCGTTCAAACCCTTTCCACCTCGCTTCTCCAACAGGTTGCAGATACAACCGGGCAAAAGCTTGCGGGTCTGGCCCCCAAGACGACGACCCAGGAAGACCAAAAAAAGATTGATGTAGTCGCCCAGGCCATGAAGCTGGCCTATCTTGGTGATCTCCAGCACACATCTGCCCCAGATGTGATCCAAAGCTTTACCACTGATCGTGACCTAGCAGACCCAGCCAAACAAAGCATTCAGGTGCGTATTCTCCTCACGCGCAACCAGCTTTCTGATCTAGCTCAGGCCTTGCAAACAATCCTGACCACGGGGCTTGCCGGACGTACTGAACCCCAAACCTTCTTTACCCAATTGCGCTCTGCTTTTGCAGCTGCCGCCCGTGACCCCTCCCAGATTGCCCATGCTGAACGCATTGGTGACCTTTTGGGAGAATATCTGGATGGTCTGCCCTACAAACCCGACCTTATGACGATCTCCCAACAAGATTGGCTAGCGATGGGAGCTATTGCCCAGCGCACGGTGCTTAACCGGGTAGAATCTCGTCTTAGGCTTTACCAGGCCTATCAATCCCAACCCGACTTATGGGTTCAGCTTGGCGGCAGCCATGACCCGGGCGAGGCTGTCTATCCTGTTCCTCTTGAGGCCCTTCCCTAA